One window from the genome of Paraclostridium sordellii encodes:
- a CDS encoding formate/nitrite transporter family protein has product MSDKKMLTPAEVAEYTLHAGIKKANTPTKKVLISAFLAGMYIALGALGSIAASYNLLANPATYGLGKMVAGLMFPAGLVLILIAGGDLFTSNILITLAALKKKVSWGKTAKNWALVWIGNLIGAAFAAFLVSKSGVFDWSHGLYGGVVIKNAVGKVNIGFAAAIASGVVCNLLVCATVWASYAAKSVSGKVIMGWLGIFVFVCIGVEHVVANMGYLLAGLMVKLNPVYLEASHKTLADVANLNLGNVFLHNFLPVTIGNILGGMVIAASYYFLFMSNNEK; this is encoded by the coding sequence ATGAGTGACAAAAAAATGCTTACACCTGCTGAAGTTGCAGAGTATACATTACATGCAGGTATAAAAAAAGCTAATACTCCAACTAAAAAAGTTTTAATTTCTGCATTCTTAGCAGGAATGTATATAGCGTTAGGTGCTTTAGGTTCTATAGCAGCATCTTACAATTTATTAGCTAACCCTGCTACTTATGGATTAGGTAAAATGGTAGCTGGACTTATGTTCCCAGCTGGACTTGTACTTATATTAATAGCTGGAGGAGACTTATTTACTAGTAATATATTAATAACTTTAGCAGCTTTAAAGAAAAAAGTTTCTTGGGGCAAAACAGCTAAAAACTGGGCTTTAGTTTGGATAGGAAACTTAATAGGTGCGGCATTTGCTGCTTTTTTAGTTTCTAAATCAGGTGTATTCGATTGGAGCCACGGATTATATGGTGGTGTTGTTATAAAAAATGCAGTTGGTAAAGTAAATATAGGATTTGCTGCTGCGATAGCTTCAGGTGTAGTTTGTAACCTATTAGTTTGTGCAACTGTTTGGGCTTCATATGCTGCTAAATCAGTTTCAGGAAAAGTTATAATGGGTTGGTTAGGTATATTCGTATTCGTATGTATAGGCGTAGAACACGTTGTTGCTAATATGGGATACTTATTAGCTGGATTAATGGTTAAATTAAATCCAGTATACTTAGAAGCATCTCACAAAACTTTAGCTGATGTAGCTAATTTAAATTTAGGAAATGTGTTTTTACATAACTTCTTACCAGTTACTATAGGTAACATATTAGGAGGTATGGTAATAGCAGCTTCTTACTATTTCTTATTTATGAGTAATAATGAAAAATAA
- a CDS encoding formate/nitrite transporter family protein, with protein sequence MEKNFLTPGEIIKVTIDTGIKKSNLPFKNRMLLGILAGLFIGLGGLGNILISQTLTDPGISKFAGACIFPIGLMLVVVCGAELFTGNNLMTLSILEKKITYKSLFKNWSVVYIGNFIGSILLVLAIFLSNTLSQSAIEKVVNIAQSKVELTFIEALIKGILCNIMVVLAVLFATAGRDIVSKVFACWFPIMLFVLCGFEHSIANMFFIPMGMILGAKITIVQLLFNLIVVTFGNIIGGAIIIPYIYHSCYVKK encoded by the coding sequence ATGGAAAAAAACTTTCTAACTCCAGGGGAAATAATCAAAGTTACTATTGATACAGGAATAAAAAAATCTAATTTACCTTTTAAAAATCGTATGCTACTTGGGATTTTAGCTGGATTATTTATTGGCTTAGGTGGACTTGGAAATATCTTAATATCTCAAACCTTAACTGATCCGGGAATTTCTAAATTTGCTGGAGCATGTATATTCCCCATTGGACTTATGTTAGTAGTTGTTTGCGGAGCAGAGTTATTTACGGGGAATAATCTTATGACATTATCTATTTTAGAAAAAAAGATTACTTATAAATCATTATTTAAAAATTGGAGTGTAGTATATATAGGAAACTTTATAGGTTCTATATTGTTAGTATTAGCTATTTTTTTAAGTAATACATTAAGTCAAAGTGCTATAGAAAAAGTAGTAAATATAGCTCAAAGTAAAGTAGAGTTAACTTTTATAGAAGCTCTTATTAAAGGAATTTTATGTAATATTATGGTTGTATTAGCTGTTTTATTTGCAACTGCAGGTAGAGATATAGTATCAAAAGTTTTTGCATGTTGGTTTCCTATTATGTTATTTGTTTTATGTGGATTTGAACATAGTATAGCGAATATGTTTTTTATACCTATGGGAATGATTCTAGGAGCCAAAATAACTATAGTTCAATTATTATTTAACTTAATTGTAGTAACTTTTGGAAATATTATAGGAGGTGCTATAATAATTCCTTATATATATCACAGTTGCTATGTAAAGAAGTGA
- the murB gene encoding UDP-N-acetylmuramate dehydrogenase, translated as MNKEFIYKNLLNILDKEGIYLNEPMKNHISFKVGGPADFLLKPKTEDEIKKLIEFLKNENIPYIVIGNGSNLLVKDGGIRGVVIKIADNFNKFEIEDTKVIAQSGALLSFMGKAILNKSLTGFEFAAGIPGTLGGAIAMNAGAYGGEMKDIVKSVRLMDSKGNIIELSNKEMEFEYRRSLISKSEYIVLSAIIELKEGNFDEIKGYMKELTKSRVTKQPLNLPSAGSTFKRPEGHFAAKLIEDSGLKGLTLGGARVSEKHSGFVVNIGDAKAKDIIELINVVKSTVYSKFGVMLEEEVKILGDE; from the coding sequence ATGAATAAGGAATTTATATATAAAAATTTATTAAATATATTAGATAAAGAGGGTATATACCTAAATGAGCCTATGAAAAATCATATCTCATTTAAGGTTGGAGGTCCTGCAGATTTTTTACTAAAACCAAAAACTGAAGATGAAATAAAAAAATTAATAGAGTTTTTAAAAAACGAAAACATACCTTATATAGTTATTGGAAATGGGTCAAACCTTTTAGTTAAAGATGGTGGTATAAGAGGCGTAGTTATAAAAATAGCTGACAATTTTAATAAGTTTGAAATTGAGGACACAAAAGTTATAGCTCAATCAGGAGCATTACTTTCTTTTATGGGGAAAGCTATATTAAATAAGAGTTTGACAGGATTTGAATTTGCAGCTGGAATACCAGGAACGCTAGGTGGAGCAATAGCTATGAATGCAGGTGCTTATGGAGGAGAGATGAAAGACATAGTCAAATCTGTAAGATTAATGGATTCAAAAGGTAATATAATTGAGTTAAGCAATAAAGAAATGGAATTTGAATATAGAAGAAGTTTAATTAGTAAAAGTGAGTATATAGTTTTATCAGCAATTATAGAATTAAAAGAAGGAAATTTTGATGAAATAAAGGGTTATATGAAAGAACTAACTAAAAGCAGAGTTACTAAACAGCCTTTAAATCTACCTAGTGCAGGAAGTACTTTTAAAAGACCTGAAGGACATTTCGCAGCAAAACTAATAGAAGATAGTGGATTAAAAGGATTGACATTAGGTGGAGCTAGAGTTTCGGAGAAGCACTCTGGATTTGTAGTTAATATAGGAGATGCAAAAGCAAAAGATATAATTGAGTTAATAAATGTAGTTAAAAGTACAGTATATTCTAAATTTGGAGTTATGCTAGAAGAGGAAGTCAAAATACTAGGAGATGAATAA
- a CDS encoding PHP domain-containing protein — MEILADYHTHTIYSHGKGTIEDNVKVAIEKNIKTIGISDHGYKHIAYGVKYDSIAKMREEIDKLNEKYKEIEILLGMECNILDDKGNIDLDDKIEDMLDYTMAGYHFGSKPTCIKSALDHAFNYLKFKNWCKDYNTNAVVNAIKNNNLFIVTHPGDKGDVYIEEVAKAAISKNTFLEINSHHGYLNVDQLNKIKNTGVEFVIGSDAHRPEHIGNFEKAIKIAEDAKLDFNLIKNIKI; from the coding sequence ATGGAAATACTAGCAGATTATCATACTCATACAATTTATAGTCATGGAAAAGGAACTATAGAAGATAATGTAAAAGTTGCTATAGAAAAGAATATAAAAACGATAGGTATTTCAGATCACGGTTATAAGCATATTGCATATGGCGTAAAATATGATAGTATAGCTAAAATGAGAGAAGAAATCGATAAACTTAATGAAAAATATAAAGAAATTGAAATTTTATTAGGAATGGAATGTAATATATTAGATGATAAAGGTAATATAGATTTAGATGATAAAATTGAAGATATGTTAGATTATACAATGGCCGGTTACCATTTTGGATCAAAGCCGACTTGTATAAAGAGTGCATTAGATCATGCATTTAATTATTTAAAATTTAAAAATTGGTGTAAAGATTACAACACTAATGCTGTAGTAAATGCCATAAAAAATAACAACCTTTTTATAGTAACTCATCCTGGAGATAAAGGGGATGTATATATAGAAGAAGTTGCAAAAGCAGCTATAAGTAAAAATACTTTTTTAGAAATAAACTCTCACCACGGTTATTTAAATGTTGATCAGTTAAATAAAATAAAAAATACTGGGGTTGAATTTGTTATAGGATCTGATGCACATAGACCTGAGCATATAGGAAATTTCGAAAAAGCCATAAAAATAGCTGAAGATGCAAAACTTGATTTTAATCTTATAAAGAATATAAAAATTTAG
- the rapZ gene encoding RNase adapter RapZ codes for MRFIIVTGLSGSGKSEAMKALEDIGFYCIDNLPPTLITKFAELCYQGNSSIDKVALGIDIRGREFFKTLHESLSYLEKENYKYEVLFLDCSDDVLVKRYKMTRRNHPLAKNMQITEGIKEEREILQTLRDKADSIIDTSNMKPRDLKEEVSRLYIEGEDNPKLTISVVSFGFKHGIPIDADLVFDVRFLPNPYYLEELRPKTGDDQDVRDYVMDSDVSREFLTKLEDMIDFLIPQYIKEGKNHLVIAIGCTGGRHRSVTISNLMYDNLIKKGYRAVKRHRDYTLR; via the coding sequence ATGAGATTTATAATAGTTACAGGATTATCTGGATCTGGAAAAAGTGAAGCTATGAAGGCTCTGGAAGATATTGGGTTTTATTGTATAGACAATTTACCTCCAACTCTTATAACTAAGTTTGCAGAACTATGCTATCAAGGAAATTCAAGTATAGATAAAGTTGCGCTTGGAATTGACATAAGAGGTAGAGAGTTTTTTAAAACTCTACATGAAAGTTTAAGTTATTTGGAAAAAGAAAATTATAAATATGAAGTTTTATTTTTAGATTGCTCAGATGATGTATTAGTAAAAAGGTACAAAATGACTCGAAGAAATCATCCTTTAGCAAAAAATATGCAAATAACAGAAGGAATTAAAGAAGAAAGAGAAATTTTACAAACTCTAAGAGATAAAGCTGATAGTATAATAGATACTAGCAATATGAAACCTAGAGACTTAAAGGAAGAAGTAAGTAGATTATATATAGAAGGAGAAGATAATCCTAAACTTACTATATCTGTAGTATCATTTGGATTTAAGCATGGAATACCTATAGATGCAGATTTAGTTTTTGATGTTAGATTTTTACCAAATCCATACTATCTAGAAGAATTAAGACCAAAAACAGGAGACGATCAAGATGTAAGAGATTATGTAATGGATTCTGATGTAAGTAGAGAATTTTTAACAAAATTAGAAGATATGATAGATTTCCTAATCCCTCAATATATAAAAGAAGGAAAGAATCATTTAGTTATAGCTATAGGATGTACAGGTGGAAGACATAGATCAGTGACTATTTCAAATCTTATGTATGATAATTTAATTAAAAAGGGGTATAGAGCTGTAAAGAGACATAGAGATTACACTCTAAGATAA